A window of Streptomyces armeniacus contains these coding sequences:
- a CDS encoding HD domain-containing protein yields the protein MSDDQRASGTAGYLMEMGALKRGKRTGWWIVGVKDPETIAEHSFRTALIGAVLAMMEGADPARVALLCTFHDTQETRVGDIPWVGRRYLTAAKNEDVTRDQLADAHPAVAAGIQAVVDEYETGDSLEVLVAHDADKLECVIQGLEYLEQGYRNAREWVDTTRSRLKTPSAMALADAAETMSSLDWQRTYLR from the coding sequence ATGTCTGACGATCAGCGTGCCAGCGGGACCGCGGGCTATCTGATGGAGATGGGCGCGCTCAAGCGAGGGAAGCGCACGGGCTGGTGGATCGTGGGCGTCAAGGATCCGGAGACGATCGCCGAGCACAGTTTTCGGACGGCGCTGATCGGAGCGGTGCTGGCGATGATGGAAGGAGCGGACCCCGCGCGCGTCGCGCTTCTGTGCACCTTCCACGACACGCAGGAAACGCGGGTCGGAGACATCCCCTGGGTCGGGCGGCGGTACCTCACCGCGGCGAAGAACGAGGACGTCACCCGGGATCAGCTCGCCGACGCGCATCCGGCTGTGGCCGCAGGCATTCAGGCCGTTGTCGACGAGTACGAGACCGGGGACTCCCTCGAGGTTCTGGTCGCGCACGACGCCGACAAGCTGGAGTGCGTGATCCAAGGGCTGGAGTACCTCGAGCAGGGCTACCGCAACGCGCGGGAATGGGTCGACACCACACGGTCCCGGCTCAAGACCCCGTCGGCGATGGCGCTTGCGGACGCGGCGGAGACGATGTCGTCGCTCGACTGGCAGCGGACGTACCTGCGGTAG
- a CDS encoding acyl-CoA mutase large subunit family protein gives MDAEAIEQGRLRWQARYDAARTRDADFTTLSGDPVDPVYGPRPGDTYEGFERIGWPGEFPYTRGLHATGYRGRTWTIRQFAGFGNAEQTNERYKMILEAGGGGLSVAFDMPTLMGRDSDEPKSLGEVGHCGVAIDSAADMEVLFRDIPLGDVTTSMTISGPAVPIFCMYLVAAERQGVDPGVLNGTLQTDIFKEYIAQKEWLFQPEPHLRLIGDLMEHCARGIPAYKPLSVSGYHIREAGSTAAQELAYTLADGFGYVELGLSRGLDVNTFAPGLSFFFDAHLDFFEEIAKFRAARRIWARWMRDVYGAESEKAQWLRFHTQTAGVSLTAQQPYNNVVRTAVEALSAVLGGTNSLHTNALDETLALPSEQAAEIALRTQQVLMEETGITNVADPLGGSWYVEQLTDRIEADAEKIFEQIKERGRRAVPDGQHPIGPMTSGILRGIEDGWFTGEIAEAAFQYQRALEKDDKRVVGVNCHTGSVTGDLEILRVSHEVERDQVRILGERKAARDDAAVRAALDAMLAAARTDANMIEPMLDAVRAEATLGEICGVLRDEWGVYTEPPGF, from the coding sequence ATGGATGCTGAGGCCATCGAGCAAGGCCGGCTGCGCTGGCAGGCGCGCTACGACGCCGCGCGCACCCGCGACGCGGATTTCACCACGCTGTCCGGCGACCCGGTCGACCCGGTGTACGGCCCGCGGCCGGGGGACACGTACGAGGGGTTCGAACGGATCGGCTGGCCCGGCGAGTTCCCGTACACGCGCGGTCTGCACGCCACCGGGTACCGCGGACGCACCTGGACCATCCGCCAGTTCGCGGGCTTCGGCAACGCCGAGCAGACGAACGAGCGGTACAAGATGATCCTCGAGGCGGGCGGCGGCGGGCTCTCCGTCGCGTTCGACATGCCCACCCTGATGGGGCGCGACTCGGACGAGCCGAAGTCGCTCGGCGAGGTCGGGCACTGCGGTGTCGCGATCGACTCGGCGGCCGACATGGAGGTCCTGTTCCGGGACATCCCGCTGGGCGACGTCACGACCTCCATGACGATCTCCGGGCCCGCCGTCCCGATCTTCTGCATGTACCTGGTGGCGGCGGAGCGGCAGGGCGTCGACCCGGGCGTGCTGAACGGCACGCTCCAGACGGACATCTTCAAGGAGTACATCGCGCAGAAGGAGTGGCTGTTCCAGCCGGAGCCGCACCTGCGGCTGATCGGCGACCTGATGGAGCACTGCGCGCGCGGCATCCCGGCGTACAAGCCGCTGTCCGTCTCCGGGTACCACATCCGCGAGGCCGGCTCGACGGCCGCGCAGGAGCTGGCGTACACGCTCGCGGACGGCTTCGGGTACGTCGAGCTGGGGCTGTCCCGCGGGCTCGACGTCAACACGTTCGCGCCCGGCCTGTCCTTCTTCTTCGACGCGCACCTCGACTTCTTCGAGGAGATCGCCAAGTTCCGCGCGGCGCGCCGGATCTGGGCCCGCTGGATGCGCGACGTGTACGGCGCGGAGTCCGAGAAGGCGCAGTGGCTCCGCTTCCACACCCAGACGGCCGGCGTCTCGCTCACGGCGCAGCAGCCGTACAACAACGTGGTCCGTACGGCCGTCGAGGCGCTCTCCGCGGTCCTCGGCGGCACCAACTCCCTGCACACCAACGCCCTCGACGAGACACTCGCGCTCCCCAGCGAGCAGGCCGCCGAGATCGCGCTGCGCACGCAGCAGGTGCTGATGGAGGAGACGGGCATCACCAACGTCGCGGACCCGCTGGGCGGTTCGTGGTACGTGGAGCAGTTGACCGACCGTATCGAGGCCGACGCCGAGAAGATCTTCGAGCAGATCAAGGAGCGCGGCCGGCGCGCGGTGCCGGACGGGCAGCACCCCATCGGGCCGATGACGTCGGGCATCCTGCGCGGCATCGAGGACGGCTGGTTCACCGGTGAGATCGCCGAGGCGGCCTTCCAGTACCAGCGGGCGCTGGAGAAGGACGACAAGCGGGTCGTCGGCGTCAACTGCCACACCGGCTCCGTCACCGGCGACCTGGAGATCCTGCGGGTCAGCCACGAGGTGGAGCGCGACCAGGTCCGCATCCTCGGCGAGCGCAAGGCCGCCCGCGACGACGCCGCCGTACGGGCCGCACTGGACGCGATGCTCGCGGCCGCCCGTACGGACGCGAACATGATCGAGCCGATGCTCGACGCGGTGCGGGCGGAGGCCACGCTGGGCGAGATCTGCGGCGTGCTCCGCGACGAGTGGGGCGTCTACACGGAGCCGCCCGGCTTCTGA
- a CDS encoding LacI family DNA-binding transcriptional regulator, with protein MTERRASDAGAPTMRDVAARAGVSAMTVSRVLKDDARVSEASRERVLRAVDALGYRRNETARRLRLGSSGMIVLIVTNLANPFYSRLALGVQEVASEHGLRVVLSNTAEEYERERSAVADFASRQMDGMIVVPAGSNHRHLTPSALRGMPVVLASRPPAGMDADCVLVDDFGGAEEATRQLLADGHRKIGFLGNPPALYTGAERFRGYWSAHEAAGVEPDERHIRRGLADVGTAERAATALLADPEPPTALFCTNNRLTKGAIRAVRTLGRPVALAGFDDFDLAEVLGLPLTIVSYDADEIGRRAAQMLIDRINDRSEAPLPARRTVVPTHVIRYGGAPA; from the coding sequence ATGACAGAGCGTCGAGCGAGCGACGCCGGCGCACCGACCATGCGCGACGTCGCCGCCCGTGCCGGGGTCAGCGCCATGACCGTCTCGCGCGTGCTCAAGGACGACGCCCGGGTCAGCGAGGCGTCACGGGAACGCGTCCTGCGTGCCGTCGACGCCCTCGGCTACCGGCGCAACGAGACCGCCCGCCGGCTGCGGCTCGGCAGCAGCGGAATGATCGTGCTGATCGTCACCAACCTCGCCAACCCCTTCTACTCGCGCCTCGCCCTCGGCGTGCAGGAGGTGGCGTCCGAGCACGGTCTGCGCGTCGTGCTCAGCAACACCGCGGAGGAGTACGAGCGGGAGCGCAGCGCCGTGGCGGACTTCGCGTCCCGGCAGATGGACGGCATGATCGTCGTTCCCGCCGGCAGCAACCACCGCCATCTGACCCCGAGCGCCCTGCGCGGCATGCCCGTCGTGCTCGCCTCCCGGCCGCCCGCCGGAATGGACGCGGACTGCGTCCTCGTCGACGACTTCGGCGGCGCGGAGGAGGCCACCCGGCAGCTTCTCGCCGACGGCCACCGGAAGATCGGCTTCCTGGGCAACCCGCCCGCCCTCTACACCGGCGCCGAACGCTTCCGCGGCTACTGGTCCGCCCACGAGGCGGCCGGCGTCGAACCCGACGAGCGCCACATCCGCCGCGGCCTCGCCGACGTGGGCACCGCCGAGCGCGCCGCGACCGCGCTGCTGGCGGATCCGGAGCCGCCGACCGCGCTGTTCTGCACCAACAACCGCCTCACCAAGGGCGCGATCAGGGCCGTGCGCACGCTCGGGCGGCCGGTCGCGCTCGCCGGCTTCGACGACTTCGATCTCGCGGAGGTGCTCGGGCTGCCGCTGACGATCGTGTCGTACGACGCCGACGAGATAGGGCGCCGCGCCGCCCAGATGCTGATCGACCGCATCAACGACCGTTCCGAGGCACCGCTGCCCGCCCGCCGCACGGTGGTGCCCACGCATGTCATCCGCTACGGCGGCGCTCCGGCGTGA
- a CDS encoding TetR/AcrR family transcriptional regulator, whose protein sequence is MARPRSAAADRAILDATRAALVELGWSKLTMGDVAARAGVAKTTLYRRWTGKSTLVVEAVAALFDELELPDRGSLQADVSGVVRSFAALLERPETATALMALVAESTRDPVLRDRIRTAIVDRQKRLVLEGRARAQARGELPADEDPAAAARQADLIFDVIAGAVVHRVLVSAEPVDDAWVSAFTGLLVSGLGSLA, encoded by the coding sequence ATGGCCCGACCACGCAGCGCCGCCGCGGACCGCGCGATACTCGACGCGACCCGTGCCGCGCTCGTCGAACTGGGCTGGTCCAAGCTGACGATGGGCGATGTCGCGGCCCGCGCCGGTGTGGCGAAGACCACGCTCTACCGCCGCTGGACGGGCAAGAGCACGCTCGTCGTGGAGGCGGTGGCGGCGCTCTTCGACGAGCTCGAACTCCCCGACCGCGGCAGCCTCCAGGCCGATGTGAGCGGCGTCGTCCGGTCCTTCGCCGCGCTGCTGGAGCGGCCCGAGACGGCCACCGCGCTGATGGCGCTGGTCGCCGAGTCCACCCGCGACCCGGTGCTGCGGGACCGCATCCGTACGGCGATCGTGGACCGGCAGAAGCGGCTCGTGCTGGAGGGGCGCGCACGCGCGCAGGCCCGCGGGGAGCTGCCCGCGGACGAGGACCCGGCGGCGGCCGCGCGGCAGGCGGACCTGATCTTCGACGTGATCGCGGGCGCCGTCGTGCACCGGGTGCTCGTGAGCGCCGAACCGGTGGACGACGCCTGGGTGTCCGCCTTCACGGGCCTGCTGGTGTCCGGGCTCGGCTCACTCGCCTGA
- a CDS encoding helix-turn-helix domain-containing protein has translation MHRTLTGGGSSRRPVREGVVTGHLFKITRERAGLTQRGLAEATGVDVTTVQGWESGRRPLAAVPSAHFRSVRRHLLRCGADPALLVLFDVAMDADAVLSHALHHRDSSADFRAHPLAGWVFNRTSTHMIAWALDGAAPAAVPTAPTGMPRRRGPVPDGPLLAEPERRAVFAHLRRYAEIADRAGEDGALLRRQAVYLCGYDAAPDTHAWLARMRAGTRVRNGPAAWVDTRSVATSLTRYGEYDELRRFIECGLSGERGERANLNYWAHWLGLDVLPRASDAFMGDRSLWDGGALLRSLADRLRPELGCVELNVHSVWALLAARPGLLATDPALASELKGRVVTLLDGGAVSARSRRELETLHYGLKLNTP, from the coding sequence ATGCACAGAACACTGACTGGGGGCGGGAGTTCGCGCCGACCCGTACGTGAGGGGGTGGTTACGGGGCACCTTTTCAAGATCACGCGCGAGCGGGCCGGACTGACTCAGCGCGGTCTCGCGGAGGCGACGGGCGTGGACGTGACGACCGTGCAGGGCTGGGAGTCCGGGCGCCGACCGCTTGCTGCCGTGCCGTCGGCTCATTTCCGGTCGGTACGGCGTCACTTGCTCCGCTGCGGGGCGGATCCGGCACTGCTGGTGTTGTTCGATGTGGCGATGGATGCCGACGCTGTCCTGAGCCACGCCCTGCATCACAGGGACTCGTCAGCGGACTTCCGGGCGCACCCGTTGGCGGGCTGGGTGTTCAACCGGACCTCAACACACATGATCGCTTGGGCGCTCGACGGCGCCGCGCCCGCCGCCGTACCCACCGCACCCACTGGGATGCCCCGCAGGCGCGGGCCGGTACCTGATGGCCCTCTGCTCGCCGAGCCTGAACGCCGGGCCGTCTTCGCGCACTTGCGCCGTTACGCCGAGATCGCAGACCGTGCGGGCGAGGACGGTGCTCTGCTGCGCCGGCAGGCGGTGTACCTGTGCGGCTACGACGCGGCGCCGGACACTCACGCCTGGCTGGCCCGTATGCGCGCCGGAACGCGGGTGAGGAACGGCCCGGCAGCCTGGGTGGATACGCGGTCGGTGGCCACTTCCCTGACGCGGTACGGCGAGTACGACGAACTGCGCAGGTTCATCGAGTGCGGCCTGTCCGGCGAACGGGGCGAGCGGGCGAACCTGAACTACTGGGCCCACTGGCTGGGACTGGACGTGCTGCCACGGGCGAGTGATGCGTTCATGGGCGACCGGTCGCTGTGGGACGGTGGCGCGCTGTTGCGCAGTCTGGCCGACCGGCTGCGTCCGGAGTTGGGGTGTGTGGAGCTGAACGTCCATTCCGTGTGGGCGTTGCTGGCCGCACGCCCCGGCCTGCTGGCCACGGACCCCGCTCTCGCCTCCGAGCTCAAGGGGCGCGTGGTGACATTGTTGGACGGCGGTGCGGTTTCCGCACGGTCGCGGCGCGAGTTGGAGACCCTGCATTACGGTCTGAAGCTCAACACGCCGTGA
- a CDS encoding tetratricopeptide repeat protein, with translation MQPRNMSMSGVVDLAAVKAAGEAKQKAEQVRADAAERGDSAAPSGLVINVDEASFEAEVLQRSAEVPVVIDFWAEWCEPCKQLGPVLERLAQEYAGRFLLAKIDVDHNQMLFQQFGVQGIPAVFAVVAGQALPLFQGAAPEQQIRETLDQLIQVSEQRFGITGLQGVPEGDAEGAEAEGEEAPAAPEPPEDPALAAAHSALDAGDLNGAVQAYKNVLADEPGNTEARLGLAQAELLARVQDLDAQQVRKEAADQPTAVDVQLKAADLDLVGGHVEDAFGRIVETVKRTAGDDRERARLRLLELFEVIGADDPRVVTARSALARVLF, from the coding sequence ATGCAGCCACGCAATATGTCCATGAGCGGAGTGGTCGACCTCGCCGCGGTGAAGGCGGCCGGAGAGGCCAAGCAGAAGGCGGAGCAGGTGCGGGCCGACGCGGCCGAGCGCGGCGACAGTGCCGCACCGTCCGGCCTGGTGATCAACGTCGACGAGGCGAGCTTCGAGGCGGAGGTGCTCCAGCGGTCCGCCGAGGTCCCCGTCGTGATCGACTTCTGGGCCGAGTGGTGTGAGCCGTGCAAGCAGCTCGGGCCCGTCCTGGAGCGGCTGGCGCAGGAGTACGCCGGACGCTTCCTGCTCGCCAAGATCGATGTCGACCACAACCAGATGCTCTTCCAGCAGTTCGGTGTGCAGGGCATCCCCGCGGTCTTCGCGGTGGTCGCCGGCCAGGCGCTGCCGCTGTTCCAGGGAGCCGCCCCCGAACAGCAGATCCGGGAGACACTCGACCAGTTGATCCAGGTCTCGGAGCAGCGCTTCGGGATCACGGGCCTGCAGGGCGTGCCGGAAGGCGACGCCGAGGGCGCGGAGGCGGAGGGCGAGGAGGCGCCGGCGGCGCCCGAGCCCCCGGAGGACCCGGCGCTCGCCGCCGCGCACAGCGCGCTCGACGCGGGCGATCTGAACGGCGCGGTCCAGGCGTACAAGAACGTCCTCGCCGACGAGCCGGGCAACACCGAGGCCAGGCTCGGGCTCGCGCAGGCCGAGCTGCTCGCCCGGGTCCAGGACCTCGACGCCCAGCAGGTCCGCAAGGAGGCGGCGGACCAGCCGACCGCGGTGGACGTGCAGTTGAAGGCCGCGGACCTCGATCTGGTCGGCGGGCATGTCGAGGACGCGTTCGGCCGGATCGTGGAGACCGTCAAGCGGACCGCGGGCGACGACCGGGAGCGGGCGCGGCTGCGGCTCCTCGAACTCTTCGAGGTGATCGGGGCGGACGACCCGCGTGTGGTGACTGCGCGTAGCGCGCTGGCGCGCGTCCTCTTCTGA
- a CDS encoding DUF6230 family protein — protein MESLARGGTRWKRFAVVMVPSVAATAAIGVALSQGALAASFSVSGQQFKVTADRLEGTGFAQYGAIDSTKKGDKPVTVVGMNEASIKNLCQSVVIPVPVFGDVSMKLSAGAGSTPVEAKKLYIDADDLSTNATFKNIDIGVSVDDTTKGPGPQKGDKYLPGSFAQQAESVVFTDVKQRAWATTAGTFKLSGLKMAVKKGAHECY, from the coding sequence ATGGAGTCCCTGGCTCGTGGCGGGACCAGATGGAAGCGGTTCGCCGTTGTCATGGTGCCCAGCGTTGCCGCTACTGCCGCCATCGGAGTAGCCCTGTCCCAGGGCGCGCTGGCGGCTTCGTTCAGTGTGTCGGGTCAGCAGTTCAAGGTGACCGCTGACCGGCTCGAAGGCACCGGGTTCGCTCAGTACGGCGCGATCGACAGCACCAAGAAGGGCGACAAGCCCGTCACGGTCGTCGGTATGAACGAGGCATCGATCAAGAATCTTTGCCAGTCGGTCGTCATACCCGTCCCCGTCTTCGGTGACGTGTCGATGAAGCTCAGCGCGGGTGCCGGAAGCACCCCCGTCGAGGCGAAGAAGCTGTACATCGACGCGGACGACCTGTCGACGAACGCGACGTTCAAGAACATCGACATCGGCGTCTCCGTCGATGACACCACCAAGGGCCCCGGCCCGCAGAAGGGCGACAAGTACCTGCCGGGCTCCTTCGCCCAGCAGGCGGAGAGCGTCGTCTTCACCGATGTCAAGCAGCGCGCATGGGCCACAACGGCCGGAACATTCAAGCTCAGTGGACTCAAGATGGCCGTCAAGAAGGGCGCCCACGAGTGCTACTGA
- a CDS encoding acetate kinase, with the protein MLVLNSGSSSVKYQLLDMADGARLATGLVERIGERTSRLTHTPLNGGGDGGSGSGGETRTHDAPVPDHDAALKAAADELAADGMGLDSPELAAMGHRVVHGGRRFTEPTLIDDDVLKEIERLVPVAPLHNPANLRGIRTALALNPRLPQVAVFDTAFHTTIPEYAARYAIDVRTADEHRVRRYGFHGTSHAYVSRRTAELLGRDPSEVNVIVLHLGNGASASAVRGGVCVETSMGLTPLEGLVMGTRSGDTDPAVIFHLARVAGMSVDEIDTLLNKKSGLVGLCGDNDMREIRRRVDAGDETASLAFDIYVHRLRKYIGAYYAVLGRVDAVAFTAGVGENSAPVREAATAGLEGLGLAVDPARNEERAAVPRLVSPEDARVAVAVVPTDEELEIARQTYALVKHV; encoded by the coding sequence GTGCTGGTGCTCAACTCCGGCTCGTCGTCGGTGAAGTACCAGCTGCTGGACATGGCGGACGGCGCCCGGCTGGCGACCGGGCTGGTGGAACGGATCGGGGAGCGCACCTCCCGGCTGACGCACACCCCCCTGAACGGCGGCGGTGACGGCGGCAGCGGCAGCGGCGGAGAGACCCGTACGCACGACGCGCCCGTCCCCGACCACGACGCCGCCCTGAAGGCCGCCGCCGACGAGCTGGCCGCGGACGGCATGGGCCTGGACTCGCCCGAACTGGCCGCCATGGGCCACCGGGTGGTGCACGGCGGCAGGCGGTTCACCGAGCCGACACTGATCGACGACGACGTGCTGAAGGAGATCGAACGGCTCGTGCCGGTCGCCCCGCTGCACAACCCGGCGAACCTGCGGGGCATCCGTACGGCGCTGGCCCTCAACCCGCGGCTCCCCCAGGTCGCCGTGTTCGACACCGCGTTCCACACCACCATCCCGGAGTACGCCGCCCGGTACGCGATCGACGTACGGACGGCGGACGAGCACCGCGTCCGCCGCTACGGCTTCCACGGCACCTCGCACGCGTACGTCTCGCGGCGGACCGCCGAGCTGCTCGGCCGTGACCCGTCCGAGGTGAACGTCATCGTGCTGCACCTGGGCAACGGCGCGTCCGCGTCGGCCGTACGCGGCGGGGTGTGCGTGGAGACGTCGATGGGGCTGACTCCGCTTGAGGGCCTGGTGATGGGAACCCGTTCCGGTGACACGGACCCGGCGGTGATCTTCCACCTGGCCCGGGTCGCCGGGATGTCGGTCGACGAGATCGACACCCTGCTGAACAAGAAGAGCGGGCTCGTCGGCCTCTGCGGCGACAACGACATGCGGGAGATCCGGCGCCGGGTCGACGCGGGCGACGAGACGGCGTCGCTCGCGTTCGACATCTACGTGCACCGGCTGCGGAAGTACATCGGCGCCTACTACGCGGTGCTCGGCCGCGTGGACGCGGTGGCCTTCACGGCCGGCGTGGGCGAGAACTCGGCGCCCGTACGGGAGGCCGCCACGGCCGGGCTCGAAGGGCTGGGTCTCGCCGTGGACCCGGCGCGGAACGAGGAGCGCGCCGCCGTGCCCCGGCTGGTCTCCCCGGAGGACGCCCGGGTCGCGGTGGCGGTGGTGCCCACGGACGAGGAGCTTGAGATCGCACGGCAGACATACGCACTGGTCAAACACGTGTGA
- a CDS encoding DUF6114 domain-containing protein, whose amino-acid sequence MSADTRERPTDRLDRMRANFRVWRGQRPFWGGMLTLLAGLPIMYIPYQNLTLGSLTIRMSTTAGAGSLIIGVLLVVLGLTMWYQPHSRVFAGVAAILLALVSLVVSNFGAFLIGFLLGLIGGALGVSWAPGEPVRERDRKDDTDDTASPSDASASERDTDDLSVTGTASASASPTGADANHANGRHGAG is encoded by the coding sequence ATGAGCGCCGACACGCGAGAGCGGCCGACCGACCGGCTGGACCGGATGCGCGCGAATTTCCGGGTGTGGCGAGGACAGCGTCCGTTCTGGGGCGGGATGCTGACACTCCTCGCCGGTCTGCCGATCATGTACATCCCGTACCAGAATCTCACTCTGGGCTCGCTGACCATCCGGATGTCGACCACCGCGGGCGCGGGTTCGCTGATCATCGGCGTGCTGCTGGTCGTACTCGGGCTGACCATGTGGTACCAGCCCCACTCCCGGGTGTTCGCCGGTGTCGCGGCGATTCTGCTGGCCCTGGTCTCGCTTGTCGTCTCGAACTTCGGTGCCTTTCTGATCGGCTTCCTGCTGGGGCTGATCGGTGGTGCGCTCGGTGTCTCCTGGGCGCCCGGCGAACCCGTACGGGAGCGCGACCGGAAGGACGACACGGACGATACGGCGTCACCCTCGGACGCCTCCGCGTCCGAGCGGGACACGGACGACTTGTCAGTCACTGGAACGGCTTCCGCTTCGGCATCGCCGACCGGAGCCGACGCGAACCACGCGAACGGGAGGCACGGTGCCGGGTGA
- the pyk gene encoding pyruvate kinase has protein sequence MRRSKIVCTLGPAVDSFEQLKTLIDAGMNVARFNMSHGTHPEHEERYHRLRKAAEDTGRAVGVLADLQGPKIRLETFAEGPVELVRGEEFTITTEDVAGDKSVCGTTYKGLPGDVAKGDPVLINDGNVALQVIEVDGPRVRCIVIEGGVISDHKGINLPGAAVNVPALSEKDVEDLEFALRMGADMVALSFVRNASDVRDVHRVMDRVGRRVPVIAKVEKPQAVQNMEEVVLAFDGVMVARGDLAVEYPLEKVPMVQKRLIELCRRNAKPVIVATQMMESMITNSRPTRAEASDVANAILDGTDAVMLSAESSVGQYPIETVKTMSKIVEAAEEELLSRGLQPLVQGRKPRTQGGSVARAACEMADFLDAKTLIAFTKSGDTARRLCRYRAVQPILAFTTDTPTRNQLSLSWGVETYVVPHVNTTDEMVDLVDGELLKLKRYDAGDTMIITAGSPPGVPGTTNMVRVHHLGGEA, from the coding sequence ATGCGCCGTTCCAAAATCGTCTGCACCCTGGGCCCCGCGGTCGACTCCTTCGAGCAGCTGAAGACGCTGATCGACGCCGGCATGAACGTGGCCCGTTTCAACATGAGCCACGGGACCCACCCCGAGCACGAGGAGCGGTACCACCGGCTCCGCAAGGCCGCCGAGGACACCGGCCGCGCGGTCGGGGTGCTCGCCGACCTGCAAGGGCCCAAGATCCGCCTGGAGACCTTCGCCGAGGGCCCCGTGGAGCTGGTGCGCGGTGAGGAGTTCACCATCACCACGGAGGACGTCGCGGGCGACAAGTCCGTGTGCGGCACCACGTACAAGGGCCTGCCGGGCGACGTCGCCAAGGGCGACCCGGTCCTGATCAACGACGGCAACGTCGCGCTCCAGGTCATCGAGGTCGACGGGCCGCGCGTGCGCTGCATCGTGATCGAGGGCGGCGTGATCTCCGACCACAAGGGCATCAACCTGCCCGGCGCGGCCGTGAACGTGCCGGCGCTGTCCGAGAAGGACGTCGAGGACCTGGAGTTCGCGCTGCGGATGGGCGCCGACATGGTCGCGCTGTCCTTCGTACGGAACGCCTCGGACGTACGGGACGTGCACCGCGTGATGGACCGGGTCGGACGCCGCGTCCCGGTGATCGCGAAGGTGGAGAAGCCGCAGGCCGTGCAGAACATGGAGGAGGTCGTCCTCGCGTTCGACGGCGTGATGGTGGCACGCGGCGACCTGGCGGTGGAGTATCCGCTGGAGAAGGTCCCGATGGTGCAGAAGCGGCTGATCGAGCTGTGCCGCCGGAACGCGAAGCCGGTGATCGTGGCGACCCAGATGATGGAGTCGATGATCACCAACTCGCGGCCCACGCGCGCCGAGGCGTCCGACGTCGCGAACGCGATCCTGGACGGCACGGACGCGGTGATGCTGTCCGCGGAGTCGTCGGTCGGGCAGTACCCGATCGAGACGGTCAAGACGATGTCGAAGATCGTCGAGGCCGCCGAGGAGGAGCTGCTGAGCCGCGGCCTGCAGCCGCTGGTGCAGGGCAGGAAGCCGCGTACGCAGGGCGGTTCGGTGGCCCGCGCCGCCTGCGAGATGGCGGACTTCCTGGACGCGAAGACGCTGATCGCGTTCACCAAGTCCGGCGACACGGCCCGCCGCCTCTGCCGCTACCGCGCCGTCCAGCCGATCCTGGCCTTCACGACGGACACCCCGACGCGCAATCAGCTGTCGCTGAGCTGGGGCGTCGAGACGTACGTCGTGCCGCACGTGAACACGACGGACGAGATGGTCGACCTGGTCGACGGGGAGCTGCTGAAGCTGAAGCGGTACGACGCGGGCGACACGATGATCATCACCGCCGGCTCCCCGCCCGGAGTGCCCGGCACCACGAACATGGTCCGGGTGCACCACCTGGGCGGCGAGGCCTAG